One window of Pectobacterium carotovorum genomic DNA carries:
- the speA gene encoding biosynthetic arginine decarboxylase: protein MSDDMIHHGSSATGKHENLRSMQEVAMNDRNASEMLRTYNIAWWGNNYYDVNELGHISVCPDPDVPEARVDLARLVKDMQKENHQRLPALFCFPQILQHRLRSINAAFKQARESFGYEGGYFLVYPIKVNQHRRVIESLANSGEPLGLEAGSKAELMAVLGHAGMTRTVIVCNGYKDREYIRLALIGEKLGHKVYLVIEKMSEIRLVLEEAERLNVVPRLGVRARLASQGSGKWQSSGGEKSKFGLAAVQVLQLVEILREAGRLDSLQLLHFHLGSQLANIRDIATGVRESARFYVELHKLGVNIQCFDVGGGLGVDYEGTRSQSDCSVNYGLNEYANNVIWGIGDACNENGLPHPTVITESGRAVTAHHTVLVSNIIGVERNEFSEPTEPEEDAPRALESLWSTWKEIKQPGKRRSLREWLHDSQMDLHDVHTQYTHGMLDLTQRAKAEQLYLSICQMIQEQLDPSNRAHRPVIDELQERMADKLYVNFSLFQSMPDAWGIDQLFPVMPLEGLNKPPERRAVVLDITCDSDGTIDHYVDGDGIATTMPMPPYDPENPPLLGFFMVGAYQEILGNMHNLFGDTSTVDVFVFQDGTVEIEESDEGNTVADMLEYVQLDPKVLMTRFRDQVKETDLDAELQAQFLEEFETGLYGYTYLEDEE, encoded by the coding sequence ATGTCTGACGACATGATTCATCACGGCTCGTCAGCGACGGGTAAACATGAAAATTTGCGCTCTATGCAGGAGGTTGCCATGAATGACCGTAATGCCAGCGAAATGCTTCGTACTTACAATATTGCCTGGTGGGGCAATAATTACTATGACGTCAATGAACTCGGCCACATTAGCGTGTGTCCGGATCCTGACGTACCAGAAGCTCGCGTCGATCTGGCCAGATTGGTCAAAGATATGCAGAAAGAGAACCATCAGCGCCTTCCTGCGCTGTTCTGCTTTCCGCAAATCCTTCAGCATCGCCTGCGTTCTATTAACGCTGCGTTTAAACAGGCTCGCGAATCGTTTGGCTATGAAGGCGGGTATTTTCTGGTTTATCCGATCAAGGTTAACCAGCATCGCCGCGTCATTGAGTCACTGGCTAATTCCGGTGAGCCGTTGGGCCTGGAAGCCGGTTCAAAAGCGGAGCTGATGGCAGTACTGGGCCACGCTGGCATGACCCGCACGGTAATTGTGTGTAACGGCTACAAAGACCGTGAATACATCCGTCTGGCACTCATCGGCGAAAAGCTGGGCCACAAAGTTTATCTGGTCATCGAGAAGATGTCCGAAATCCGTCTGGTGCTGGAAGAAGCTGAGCGCTTGAATGTAGTGCCACGCCTTGGTGTCCGTGCGCGTCTGGCTTCTCAGGGATCGGGCAAGTGGCAATCCAGCGGCGGCGAAAAATCCAAGTTTGGTCTGGCGGCGGTCCAGGTGCTGCAACTGGTTGAGATACTGCGTGAAGCGGGGCGGTTGGATAGCCTGCAACTGCTGCATTTCCATCTGGGATCGCAACTGGCGAATATCCGTGATATCGCGACGGGCGTGCGTGAATCTGCGCGCTTCTATGTCGAACTGCATAAGTTGGGCGTAAATATCCAGTGCTTCGACGTCGGTGGTGGGTTGGGCGTGGATTATGAAGGCACGCGCTCTCAGTCCGATTGTTCAGTGAACTATGGCCTGAACGAATACGCCAACAACGTGATTTGGGGCATCGGTGATGCCTGTAACGAGAACGGGTTGCCACATCCGACGGTTATCACCGAATCTGGCCGAGCGGTAACCGCGCACCATACCGTGTTGGTTTCCAATATTATCGGGGTTGAACGCAACGAGTTCAGTGAACCTACAGAGCCAGAAGAAGACGCTCCGCGTGCGCTGGAGAGCCTGTGGTCAACCTGGAAAGAAATTAAACAGCCGGGAAAACGCCGTTCGCTGCGCGAATGGCTGCACGACAGCCAGATGGACTTGCACGATGTGCATACCCAGTACACGCACGGTATGTTGGATCTGACACAACGGGCGAAAGCAGAGCAGCTTTATCTGAGCATTTGCCAGATGATTCAGGAGCAGTTGGATCCGAGCAATCGTGCGCACCGACCGGTGATTGATGAGTTACAGGAGCGGATGGCTGACAAACTGTATGTCAACTTCTCGTTGTTCCAGTCCATGCCGGACGCATGGGGGATCGATCAACTGTTCCCTGTAATGCCGTTGGAAGGGCTGAACAAACCGCCTGAGCGCCGTGCTGTCGTGCTCGACATCACCTGTGATTCTGATGGTACGATCGATCATTATGTTGACGGTGACGGGATCGCGACGACGATGCCAATGCCGCCTTACGATCCAGAAAATCCGCCCTTGTTGGGCTTTTTTATGGTCGGCGCCTATCAGGAAATTCTGGGGAATATGCATAACCTGTTTGGCGATACGTCGACCGTTGACGTGTTTGTCTTCCAGGATGGCACCGTTGAGATTGAAGAATCTGACGAAGGGAATACGGTTGCCGACATGCTGGAGTATGTGCAGCTTGACCCCAAAGTGCTGATGACCCGTTTCCGCGATCAGGTAAAAGAAACCGATCTGGATGCTGAACTTCAGGCACAATTCTTGGAAGAGTTTGAAACAGGGCTGTACGGCTATACTTATTTGGAAGATGAAGAGTAA
- a CDS encoding M48 family metallopeptidase — protein MAIRSSVLALCVATLLTGCQNLNTNTLMQSGAQAFQAATLSDAQVKALSDQSCEQMDKEAKIAPADSKYTQRLNKIADALGHDINGTPANYKVYLAKDVNAWAMANGCIRVYSGLMDMMNDNEVEGVLGHEMGHVALGHTRKAIQVAYATTAARTAITSVGGVAASLSQSQLAELGEKLVNSQFSQTQETQADDYSFDLLKKRDISREGLASSFEKLAKLDAGYESSIFDSHPSSEGRAKHIRGRIAAEK, from the coding sequence ATGGCAATTCGTTCTTCTGTGCTGGCACTGTGTGTCGCAACCTTGCTGACTGGCTGCCAGAACTTAAACACCAATACCTTAATGCAATCTGGCGCACAGGCGTTTCAGGCGGCGACGCTCAGCGATGCCCAGGTGAAAGCCCTTAGCGATCAGTCCTGTGAGCAAATGGACAAAGAGGCAAAAATTGCCCCTGCTGACAGTAAATACACGCAGCGTCTGAATAAAATTGCGGATGCGCTGGGTCACGATATCAACGGTACTCCTGCGAACTATAAGGTGTACCTGGCAAAAGATGTTAACGCCTGGGCCATGGCTAACGGCTGCATCCGGGTATACAGCGGCCTGATGGACATGATGAACGACAACGAAGTAGAAGGCGTTCTCGGCCACGAAATGGGTCACGTTGCACTAGGACACACCCGTAAAGCCATACAGGTTGCCTATGCGACGACAGCCGCACGTACCGCAATCACCTCTGTTGGCGGCGTGGCGGCGTCTCTTTCACAATCTCAGCTAGCCGAGCTGGGAGAAAAACTGGTGAATTCCCAGTTCTCTCAAACTCAGGAAACGCAGGCGGACGACTACTCCTTTGATTTGTTGAAAAAACGCGATATCAGTCGGGAAGGTCTGGCAAGCAGCTTTGAGAAACTCGCCAAACTTGATGCAGGCTATGAGAGTAGCATATTTGATTCCCATCCTTCATCGGAAGGGCGCGCCAAACACATTCGTGGACGCATTGCTGCCGAGAAGTAA
- the tkt gene encoding transketolase: MSSRKELANAIRALSMDGVQKAKSGHPGAPMGMADIAEVLWRDYLNHNPANPNWANRDRFVLSNGHASMLIYSLLHLSGYDLPIEELKNFRQLHSKTPGHPEYGYTAGVETTTGPLGQGVANAVGMAIAERTLAAQFNRPGHEIVNHHTYTFLGDGCMMEGISHEVCSLAGTMKLGKLTAFYDDNGISIDGHVEGWFTDDTAARFEAYGWHVVRGVDGHDADAIKRAIGEAQLVTDKPSLLMCKTVIGFGSPNKAGTHDSHGAPLGEAEVAASREQLGWTHVPFDIPADIYAAWDAKPAGQRKEAAWDEAFAAYASAYPELAAEFTRRTGGELPTNWQADAQKFIDDLQANPAKIASRKASQNALEAYGKLLPEFLGGSADLAPSNLTIWSGSVSLDKDHAGNYLHYGVREFGMTAIANGIALHGGFVPYTATFLMFVEYARNAVRMAALMKIRSIYVYTHDSIGLGEDGPTHQPVEQLASLRVTPNMSNWRPADQVETAVAWKYAIERQDGPTSLILSRQNLAQQPRTAEQLANVAKGGYVLKDSDGQPELILIATGSEVELAVGAYDKLTAAGRKVRVVSMPSTDAFDKQDAAYREAVLPKAVAARVAIEAGIADYWFKYVGLNGAIVGMTSFGESAPAELLFEAFGFTVDNVVEKAQALLK, from the coding sequence ATGTCCTCTCGTAAAGAACTTGCCAATGCTATCCGCGCGCTGAGCATGGATGGGGTGCAGAAAGCCAAATCCGGTCACCCGGGCGCACCGATGGGCATGGCCGATATCGCCGAAGTGCTGTGGCGCGATTATCTTAACCATAATCCGGCCAACCCTAACTGGGCCAACCGTGACCGCTTCGTGCTGTCCAACGGCCACGCGTCCATGCTGATTTACAGCCTGCTGCATCTCTCCGGCTACGACCTGCCGATTGAAGAACTGAAAAACTTCCGTCAGCTGCATTCCAAAACTCCGGGTCACCCTGAATACGGCTACACCGCCGGCGTTGAAACCACCACCGGCCCGCTGGGTCAGGGTGTTGCCAACGCCGTGGGTATGGCGATTGCCGAGCGCACGCTGGCGGCGCAGTTCAACCGTCCGGGCCACGAGATTGTTAACCATCACACCTATACCTTCCTCGGTGACGGCTGCATGATGGAAGGGATTTCTCACGAAGTCTGCTCGCTGGCAGGCACCATGAAGCTCGGCAAACTGACTGCGTTTTATGATGACAACGGCATCTCTATCGACGGTCACGTTGAAGGCTGGTTTACCGACGATACCGCTGCCCGTTTTGAAGCCTACGGCTGGCACGTGGTGCGTGGCGTAGACGGTCACGATGCGGACGCCATCAAACGCGCCATCGGCGAAGCCCAGCTTGTCACTGACAAGCCATCGCTGCTGATGTGCAAAACCGTGATTGGTTTCGGTTCTCCGAACAAGGCCGGTACGCACGATTCCCACGGTGCACCGCTGGGTGAGGCGGAAGTGGCTGCTTCCCGCGAACAGCTGGGCTGGACGCACGTGCCATTTGATATCCCAGCTGACATTTATGCGGCCTGGGACGCGAAACCGGCCGGTCAGCGTAAGGAAGCGGCCTGGGATGAGGCGTTTGCCGCCTACGCCAGCGCGTACCCTGAGCTGGCTGCCGAATTCACACGCCGCACCGGCGGTGAATTGCCGACCAACTGGCAGGCAGACGCACAGAAATTTATCGACGATTTGCAGGCGAATCCGGCGAAAATCGCCAGTCGTAAAGCCTCACAGAACGCGCTGGAAGCCTACGGCAAACTGCTGCCGGAATTCCTGGGCGGCTCTGCTGACCTGGCACCGAGCAACCTGACCATCTGGTCCGGCTCGGTTTCACTGGATAAAGACCACGCGGGTAACTACCTCCACTACGGCGTGCGTGAATTCGGCATGACGGCAATTGCCAACGGGATTGCGCTGCACGGGGGCTTTGTACCGTACACCGCAACCTTCCTGATGTTTGTGGAATATGCGCGTAATGCCGTGCGTATGGCCGCGCTGATGAAAATCCGCAGCATCTACGTTTACACCCACGACTCCATCGGTCTGGGCGAAGACGGCCCGACACACCAGCCGGTTGAACAACTGGCAAGCCTGCGTGTGACGCCGAATATGAGCAACTGGCGTCCGGCGGATCAGGTGGAAACGGCGGTGGCGTGGAAATATGCCATTGAGCGTCAGGACGGCCCGACGTCGCTGATCCTGTCTCGTCAGAACCTGGCACAGCAGCCCCGTACCGCTGAACAGCTGGCGAACGTGGCGAAAGGCGGTTACGTGCTGAAAGACAGCGATGGCCAACCTGAGCTGATCCTGATTGCCACCGGTTCTGAAGTTGAACTGGCTGTCGGCGCGTATGACAAACTGACCGCCGCAGGCCGCAAGGTACGCGTGGTGTCCATGCCGTCAACGGATGCATTCGACAAGCAGGATGCAGCCTACCGTGAAGCGGTTCTGCCGAAAGCGGTAGCGGCGCGCGTAGCGATTGAAGCGGGTATCGCAGACTACTGGTTCAAGTACGTCGGCCTGAACGGCGCGATTGTCGGCATGACAAGCTTCGGCGAATCTGCACCGGCTGAGCTGTTGTTCGAAGCATTCGGCTTCACGGTCGATAACGTCGTCGAAAAAGCGCAGGCGCTGCTGAAGTAA
- the metK gene encoding methionine adenosyltransferase: MAKHLFTSESVSEGHPDKIADQISDAVLDAILEQDPKARVACETYVKTGMVLVGGEITTSAWVDIEEITRRTVRDIGYVNSEMGFDANSCAVLSAIGKQSPDINQGVDRRDPLEQGAGDQGLMFGYATNETDVLMPAPVTYAHRLVQRQSEVRKSGSLPWLRPDAKSQVTFLYDDGKIAGIDAVVLSTQHSEDISQKDLHEAVMEEIIKPVLPAEWLSANTKYFINPTGRFVIGGPMGDCGLTGRKIIVDTYGGAARHGGGAFSGKDPSKVDRSAAYAARYVAKNIVAAGLADRCEIQVSYAIGVAEPTSIMIETFGTEKVSTEQLTLLVREFFDLRPYGLIQMLDLLHPIYQETAAYGHFGREHFPWEKTDKAVQLREAAGL, encoded by the coding sequence ATGGCTAAACACCTTTTTACGTCCGAGTCAGTCTCTGAAGGACATCCTGATAAAATTGCTGACCAGATTTCTGATGCGGTTCTCGACGCCATTCTGGAGCAAGACCCAAAAGCGCGTGTCGCTTGTGAGACTTATGTAAAGACCGGCATGGTGTTAGTCGGTGGTGAAATTACCACCAGCGCCTGGGTCGACATCGAAGAAATTACCCGCCGTACCGTGCGTGATATCGGTTATGTCAATTCCGAAATGGGCTTTGATGCCAACTCTTGCGCCGTACTGAGCGCGATTGGTAAACAGTCTCCTGACATCAATCAGGGCGTTGACCGCCGCGATCCGCTGGAACAAGGTGCGGGCGATCAGGGTTTGATGTTCGGTTACGCGACCAACGAAACCGACGTCCTGATGCCTGCTCCCGTGACTTATGCACACCGTCTGGTTCAGCGCCAGTCAGAAGTCCGCAAAAGCGGTTCTCTGCCGTGGCTGCGCCCGGATGCAAAAAGCCAGGTTACGTTCCTGTACGACGATGGCAAGATTGCCGGCATTGATGCCGTGGTACTGTCTACCCAGCATTCAGAAGACATCAGCCAGAAAGATCTGCATGAAGCGGTGATGGAAGAGATCATCAAACCGGTTCTGCCTGCAGAATGGCTGTCTGCCAATACCAAATATTTCATCAACCCAACCGGACGCTTTGTTATCGGCGGCCCAATGGGTGACTGCGGTCTGACCGGTCGTAAAATCATCGTTGATACCTACGGCGGCGCGGCGCGTCACGGTGGCGGGGCGTTCTCCGGTAAGGATCCGTCTAAAGTAGACCGTTCTGCTGCCTATGCTGCACGCTATGTTGCCAAGAATATCGTCGCGGCTGGCCTGGCCGATCGCTGCGAAATTCAGGTGTCCTACGCCATCGGCGTGGCGGAACCAACCTCTATCATGATCGAAACCTTCGGTACAGAGAAAGTGTCAACCGAGCAGTTGACGCTGCTGGTGCGTGAATTCTTCGATCTGCGCCCTTACGGCTTAATCCAGATGCTGGATCTGCTGCACCCGATTTATCAGGAAACGGCAGCCTACGGTCACTTTGGCCGCGAGCATTTCCCGTGGGAAAAAACCGACAAAGCCGTACAGCTGCGCGAAGCTGCGGGTCTGTAA
- the epd gene encoding erythrose-4-phosphate dehydrogenase, translating to MTIRIAINGFGRIGRSVLRALYESGRRAEITVVAINELASAEGMAHLLKYDSSHGRFSWDVRQECDQLYVGDDCIRLLHQVEIQQLPWRELGVDIVLDCSGVYGSREDGEAHLAAGAKKVLFSHPGTTDLDATVVFGVNHHQLESGHRIVSNASCTTNCIIPVIKLLDDAFGIENGTVTTIHSSMNDQPVIDAYHHDLRRTRAASQSIIPVDTKLSAGITRIFPQFVDRFEAISVRVPTINVTAIDLSVSVRKAVNVNEINALLQKSAHESFRGIVDYTELPLVSADFNHDPHSAIVDGTQTRVSGQHLIKTLVWCDNEWGFANRMLDTTRAMAASGF from the coding sequence ATGACGATCCGTATTGCGATAAACGGTTTTGGCCGCATAGGCCGCAGTGTTTTACGTGCGTTGTATGAATCAGGTCGCCGAGCCGAGATTACCGTTGTGGCTATTAACGAGCTGGCGAGCGCGGAAGGCATGGCGCATTTGCTCAAGTACGACTCCAGTCACGGCCGTTTTTCGTGGGATGTGCGTCAAGAGTGCGACCAGCTTTATGTCGGTGATGACTGTATTCGTCTGTTGCATCAGGTAGAGATTCAGCAATTGCCCTGGCGAGAACTCGGTGTAGACATTGTGCTGGATTGCAGCGGCGTCTACGGTAGCCGGGAAGATGGGGAAGCCCATCTGGCGGCAGGCGCGAAGAAGGTGCTGTTTTCTCACCCGGGAACGACGGATTTGGATGCCACGGTGGTGTTTGGCGTTAATCACCATCAGTTGGAAAGCGGGCATCGCATTGTTTCCAATGCGTCCTGCACGACCAACTGCATTATCCCGGTAATCAAACTGTTGGATGATGCCTTTGGTATCGAGAATGGGACGGTGACGACGATTCACTCGTCGATGAACGATCAACCGGTGATCGATGCTTATCATCACGATCTGCGGCGTACACGAGCCGCTAGCCAGTCGATCATTCCGGTAGATACTAAACTGTCTGCGGGGATCACTCGTATTTTTCCGCAGTTTGTCGATCGCTTTGAGGCGATATCGGTGCGAGTACCGACGATTAACGTCACGGCAATTGACCTGAGCGTTAGCGTCAGGAAAGCCGTAAATGTGAATGAAATTAACGCACTATTGCAAAAATCAGCGCATGAGTCGTTTCGTGGTATAGTTGATTACACTGAATTGCCGTTAGTGTCGGCTGATTTTAACCACGATCCGCACAGTGCCATTGTCGACGGCACGCAGACACGGGTCAGTGGTCAGCATCTGATTAAAACATTGGTCTGGTGC
- a CDS encoding LuxR family transcriptional regulator yields MLSIKPVNRFTLQQGKKKCIFIIDGSSEGFEEYYESIRTHFYNMASSFVIINNSPNHPPVCIDEKTILISKSAAIDSFYKLLDFVHLHDRRLFSPVRLSKSEYAVFQYWCAGYTAESIADLIGLNKKSVLNSKSRLLNKYGVQDKNSLLLIAKIIFKDSVIEEFDSLPKPATDINMSHSLI; encoded by the coding sequence ATGCTCTCGATAAAGCCCGTCAACAGGTTTACGCTGCAACAAGGGAAGAAAAAATGTATTTTCATCATTGACGGTAGCAGCGAGGGCTTTGAGGAATACTATGAGTCGATAAGAACTCACTTTTATAATATGGCGTCATCGTTCGTTATCATCAATAATTCCCCCAATCACCCTCCCGTGTGCATTGACGAAAAAACGATTCTTATTTCCAAATCAGCAGCCATCGATTCTTTTTATAAATTACTCGATTTCGTTCATCTCCACGATCGCCGTTTATTCAGTCCCGTCAGGCTGTCAAAATCTGAATATGCTGTATTCCAGTATTGGTGTGCGGGCTACACAGCGGAATCGATTGCCGATCTCATCGGATTAAATAAGAAATCCGTACTGAACAGTAAATCACGATTACTGAATAAATATGGTGTTCAGGATAAAAATTCTTTACTGCTTATTGCTAAAATTATCTTCAAAGACAGCGTCATTGAAGAATTTGATTCCCTTCCCAAACCAGCAACCGATATCAATATGAGTCATTCGCTTATCTGA